The Flavobacterium psychrotrophum region TTGTAACCCAAGCTCGCCAGTACAAAAGCGGTACAGGTAGAAATGTTAAACGTGTTCTTGCCATCGCCACCGGTACCACATACATCAATGCTGTTGCCCACATCAAACTTCATGGGCAGGGCAAGCTCCAGTAATGCTTCCCGAAAGCCCATAAGCTCGTCGAGTTGCAGTCCGCGCATTTGTATGGCAGTCATAATCGCAACGGTTTGCGAATCATTGCTCTCGCCATTGCCTATGCTTAGCATGCACTGGCGCGCCTCGGCTTTACTAAGGGGTGCACGGGATATTATTTTTTCGAGTATTTGTTTCATTTTTGTGTATCGCAAAGTTTCAGAAAGTAGGCACTAAGTTTCACAAAGCTTTTATTTCTTATTTATCTTAATCAGCAAAGTTTCACAAAGGGAAATTCTTAGCGTTTCTTAGTGCGCTCTTAGTGGTCCTTTGCGAAATAGCCTAATTTAAAATGTGTCGTTTAAAACGACAAAAGGCTCTCGTATCCAGTTCTCTATCATCGTCCTTCCCTGTGGTGTCAATACCGATTCGGGGTGAAATTGCACGCCGCTTGTAGGATGACTCGTGTGGCGCAATGCCATTACGATACCGTCTTCGGTTTGGGCGGTTATTTTCAGAAACGGACTGCCGTTTGGCGTAATCTTCCAGCTGTGGTAGCGGCCTACGGGCAATGTTTGGGGCAGGCCTTCAAATAAAGGGTCATCGGTTAATATGATCATATCGGTAGCTTTACCATGTACGGGGGCAGGGCACTGCTCCAGGGTTCCGCCAAAAACCTCGGCTATGGCCTGGTGCCCAAGGCATACGCCCAGCATCTTTTTTTGTCCGGAATAGCGGCGTATTACTTCCAGCAGTTCGCCTGCCTCACTGGGTATACCCGGGCCGGGAGAGAGCAGTATGGCATCGCAGGTGTCAAGCTCATCATAATCTATTTCATTATTGCGTTGCACTATTACCTCTACATTATCTGTTTCTCGCACATAGCGCACCAGGTTGTATACAAAGGAGTCGAAATTATCTATTATACCTATTTTCATTTTAGTTGTAAAGTCTTAAAGTTGTAATGTTATAAAGTTTGGGCAGCAGCGGCAGATACAGCACGGCGCACGGCTCCGAGTTTGTTATTTACTTCCTGCAATTCATTTTCGGGTACAGAATCCAGTACTATACCGGCGCCGGCACGGTAATGCAACTCGTTATTTTTACTGAAAATACTGCGGATAACGATGGCAAGGTTCATGTTTCCATCTGTACTTAGAAAGCCTATGGCACCGCCGTAATATCCGCGCGGTGTGCTTTCATACCTGCTTATCAGTTCCAGCGCATTGGGCTTGGGAGTACCTGAAAGCGTTCCTGCCGGGAAGGTTCCTGAGAACAATGGCAGCGCGTTATTATCTTTCTGTACCTGACCGATTACCTTACTTACTAAGTGAATGACATGCGAAAAATGCTGCACTTCTTTGTAACTGGCTATCTGTACATCAGTACAAAAACGGCTCAGGTCGTTACGGGCAAGGTCAACCAGCATGGTATGTTCGGCATTCTCTTTTTCGTCGTTTATCAGGGCTTCGGTATTGCGCATGTCTTGCGCGGCATTACCGGTTTTACGTACGGTTCCTGCAATGGGGTGTATACTGGCCGTGCCATTACTAAGGCTTATCTGGGTTTCGGGGCTGCTGCCCATAATGCGGTAACTTTCCATATCGGCATAAAACAGGTAAGGGGAGGGGTTTAGCCTTCGCAGTTGTCTGTACACCTGAAAGTCATCGCCAAAAAATGGCTGCATAAATGGCCGTGATACCACAAGCTGAAATACATCGCCCCTGTAAATATGTTTTTTCGCATTACCTACTAAATCAAGAAAATCATCATTGGTTAGGGGAGAGGTTTCTGCACCTTTTACCTCAAAAGGCAACAAGGTAAAAGTCTGCCTGCGTAGTAGTGCTTCAAAGTCGGTATCGGGCAGCGTTTCTTCAGTTAAAGAATTGCGTAAAATCAGTCCGGTATCATGAAAATGATCGAGTACTATGAGGTATTCAAACAGTATGAACTGTGCCAACGGGAGTCCGGTCAAGTCTTCTTTAGCAGCCGTTACCGGTTCTTCAAAATGAGCATATTCAAAACTAAAATAGCTTAAAAAAGCATTATGGTTTTGCGGGTTTTCAAAGTTGTATTCCGCAATAATTTGCTGTATCTGGTTGGTAACTTTCTTGCGGTTTATTACAGGCCGAGTGCTGCGTGTACCTGCAACTTCAATGACAATATTATCTGCATATACGCTAATCTCTATCAATGGATTAAGACCAATGTATGAGGTGCTGTCAGCACGGGAGTGGTAGTCATTACCCTCTAGCAGGCAGGGCTTTCGGTAGTGGTGACGCAGGCCAAGATACAGTCCAACAGGAGTGTAAAGGTCGGCGTTAAAATTATATGTTTGGGTGTATATTTTCATTTCAAATTTGGGTATAAAAAAACGGCTTGCCAAATGTGACAAGCCGTGTATACGTTATATAGAGTATATGCGTGTTTAGGCAACCGTCACTGAAGTGTGAAAGTGCCACCACCAAAATTTGTTTGCTGTAGTTGAAGTAATCATAACTCAAATGTATGAAAGTGTTTTTTAATGGGCAAACTTTTTTGCATTTGTTTATTTGGAGAGAATGGAACGCGGATAACGCGGATGCTACGCAATCGCGGATGACGGCAGATTTGTTACCGCCGGAAAATTCATTGGGCGATGCGCAATGTTCAAAATATAACCGACTACTAAATCCTATAATTCCATTTTATATTTGATTTTGAGTCGTTGAGTCCTTGATCCAAGAGTGGAATAGTATACCCTGAAAAAATCCGCGGTCATCCGCTCAATCCGTGTCATCCGTGTTCCATTAAAATTATAGAAAACCTTATCTTTGGTTTTTATTTTTACCCTATGAAAAAAGTAACCGAAGCCATTGTACGCAAAGATGCTGCTGTACATAAAATGCAGTTTGATAAAGAATGGTTTTATAATGTAGAAGACCTGGAAGATTACCTTAACGAAGACCTTACCGGGATAGAGTCGGTTAACCTGCCTATGGAAATATTTGGGGAAGTTATGACTGTAAAGGCTGCCACGTGGGAAGACGTTGAACGTTTTTTACAAAAGGAGCCACTGGAAAATTTTAGGGGAAGCGTATTTAAGAACAAGCCTGCAGAAATAAAAAAGCCTATCCCAAAGAGCAGAAAAAAATAAGCATAGCTGTTATTAGCCATAAAAATATGTTTGAAGGCCGCGACATTTTTTGTTACGGCTTTTTTTATTAGATATTTACTACAACGTATTAGTGTTTTTGAAAACAATAATTACTTTCGCTGTGGCACATCTGTTATTTTTACGCTACTAAAAATCTGTTATGAAGAATGTCCTTACGTTTGGCGAGTTATTAATAAGGCTGCATGCGGCTTCAGGCAATTTTATTGCTGAAGAAGAAAACCCCGTGGTAAATGTTTTCCCGGGAGGGTCTGAGGCTAATGTAGCTGTGGCACTTTCGCAATTGCAGATTCCGGTATCTTACTACACCGCGATTCCAGATAACGCCATTACGCAAAGCATTGTAGCGGTATTAGAACGAAACAACATTGATACCTCAAAGATATTATTTAAAGATGGCCGCCTTGGTGCTTACTACCTGCTCTCTGCAAACGGGCTTACCAGTGGCGATGTTATTTATGACCGTGCTTATTCTTCGTTTAGTAGTGTAACTGTTGCAGATATCGACTGGGATACTCTTTTTACAGGTTGTTCCTGGTTTCACTGGACGGCACTTACCCCAGCCTTGTCTGAACCTATGGCACAATTGATGAAAGAAGCACTATTGCAGGCTGAAAAACGAGACCTGGTTATTTCGGTCGACCTTAATTACCGCAGCCGCCTATGGCAATATGGCAAAGCGCCCCTTGAGGTAATGCCGGAGCTGATAAAATGCTGCGATGTAATAATGGGTAACATATGGGCAGCAAACAAAATGCTGGGCACATCAATAGATGAAAGCCTGAACAGGCAAACATCTAAAGAAGATTATGTAGCATTTGCTAACAATGTTGCCAAAGAAATTTTCTCGTTATTCCCTAAATGCAGGCATATAGCCAATACCTTTAGGTTTATGGATAGCCCGCAGCATAATTTGCTGTATGGTACGTATCACACTCCCTACGGTAACCACGTTTCTGAAACGCTGGAAACAGATATACTTATTGACAGGATAGGCAGCGGCGATGCTTTTATGGCAGGCCTGATATCGGGAATTTATAAGGGCGATGAGCCACAGAAAATAATTGATACCGCAACCGCAACCGGATTTAAAAAACTTTTTATTAAAGGCGACTTTTTAAACATAAAACAATAACCATGAACCCACTTTTTGATACCATTGCAGCTTACCCTTTAGTACCTATATATTATAATGACAATATTGCTGACTGTATTGATAAAATAGACAGCTGCTATAAAGGCGGGGTACGGGTATTTGAATTTGTAAATCGTGGCCCTTTGGCTTTAGCCAATTTTGAGGCATTACAGGTTTACAGGGATGCAAACTGGCCTGAACTAAAATTTGGGATTGGTACAATTAAGACTAAAGAGCATGCACAGGATTTTGCAGCACTAAAGCCGGATTTTATGGTGAGCCCTGTTGTAGATAAAAAAGTTGCTAAAGTTGCCCGAAAAAATAATATACCCTGGATACCCGGTGCCATGACACCTACCGAAGTAGCATGGGCATCATCATTAGGTGCTGAACTTGTTAAATTATTTCCAGGCGATACATTAAGCCCTGACTTTGTAAAAGCTATAAAACCGGTATTTCCTGAAGTCAGGTTTATGGTAACGGGTGGCGTAATACCAGAGGAGAAAAATATTAAAACATGGTTTGCTGCGGGAGTAACTGCTGTAGGTTTGGGCTCTAAACTATTTCAGGATGCTGATGCTGACGAAATACAGACCCGTATTTGTAACACCTTTAAATGGTTAAGCCTATAGATTGCTTCTTAAAAAAGCACCTTATAGTTAATAAGACTATAACGAATATTGATTTTACCTGCTAAATAAATACGTATTTCTTTTATTAATACGTATTATTTGCGAAATATTAAATTTTATTCAATTCACTACAACGTATTCGTAACTTTTAAAAGGATTGTTGCGTAGTATTTTAACTTAAATTTTACT contains the following coding sequences:
- a CDS encoding anthranilate synthase component II; protein product: MKIGIIDNFDSFVYNLVRYVRETDNVEVIVQRNNEIDYDELDTCDAILLSPGPGIPSEAGELLEVIRRYSGQKKMLGVCLGHQAIAEVFGGTLEQCPAPVHGKATDMIILTDDPLFEGLPQTLPVGRYHSWKITPNGSPFLKITAQTEDGIVMALRHTSHPTSGVQFHPESVLTPQGRTMIENWIREPFVVLNDTF
- a CDS encoding anthranilate synthase component I family protein; translation: MKIYTQTYNFNADLYTPVGLYLGLRHHYRKPCLLEGNDYHSRADSTSYIGLNPLIEISVYADNIVIEVAGTRSTRPVINRKKVTNQIQQIIAEYNFENPQNHNAFLSYFSFEYAHFEEPVTAAKEDLTGLPLAQFILFEYLIVLDHFHDTGLILRNSLTEETLPDTDFEALLRRQTFTLLPFEVKGAETSPLTNDDFLDLVGNAKKHIYRGDVFQLVVSRPFMQPFFGDDFQVYRQLRRLNPSPYLFYADMESYRIMGSSPETQISLSNGTASIHPIAGTVRKTGNAAQDMRNTEALINDEKENAEHTMLVDLARNDLSRFCTDVQIASYKEVQHFSHVIHLVSKVIGQVQKDNNALPLFSGTFPAGTLSGTPKPNALELISRYESTPRGYYGGAIGFLSTDGNMNLAIVIRSIFSKNNELHYRAGAGIVLDSVPENELQEVNNKLGAVRRAVSAAAAQTL
- a CDS encoding sugar kinase: MKNVLTFGELLIRLHAASGNFIAEEENPVVNVFPGGSEANVAVALSQLQIPVSYYTAIPDNAITQSIVAVLERNNIDTSKILFKDGRLGAYYLLSANGLTSGDVIYDRAYSSFSSVTVADIDWDTLFTGCSWFHWTALTPALSEPMAQLMKEALLQAEKRDLVISVDLNYRSRLWQYGKAPLEVMPELIKCCDVIMGNIWAANKMLGTSIDESLNRQTSKEDYVAFANNVAKEIFSLFPKCRHIANTFRFMDSPQHNLLYGTYHTPYGNHVSETLETDILIDRIGSGDAFMAGLISGIYKGDEPQKIIDTATATGFKKLFIKGDFLNIKQ
- a CDS encoding bifunctional 4-hydroxy-2-oxoglutarate aldolase/2-dehydro-3-deoxy-phosphogluconate aldolase codes for the protein MNPLFDTIAAYPLVPIYYNDNIADCIDKIDSCYKGGVRVFEFVNRGPLALANFEALQVYRDANWPELKFGIGTIKTKEHAQDFAALKPDFMVSPVVDKKVAKVARKNNIPWIPGAMTPTEVAWASSLGAELVKLFPGDTLSPDFVKAIKPVFPEVRFMVTGGVIPEEKNIKTWFAAGVTAVGLGSKLFQDADADEIQTRICNTFKWLSL